One window from the genome of Lachancea thermotolerans CBS 6340 chromosome B complete sequence encodes:
- a CDS encoding KLTH0B10252p (some similarities with uniprot|P36034 Saccharomyces cerevisiae YKL219W COS9 Protein of unknown function member of a family of conserved often subtelomerically-encoded proteins), translating to MMREERVEEYSLHASQEDDQSLTLPRDIYPNKFLYQISRHRAPLFATSLELVLCTLLIRYFMKKNDSSARFEAVSSVVSFGLPLGLSLFSGMVHLVHNCGKAPVNRVRFMEEIIAVEPGTETRKWDSIAARLNAIFYSNNSLATPHFFYDGNACYFYFRLHYVRPLFEKKESSYAFREFPDEFKALIHQAMEAYKKGLDKDWQRLLNTGSSLGIRASTSEKMT from the coding sequence AAGAAAGAGTTGAGGAGTACTCACTGCATGCATCGCAAGAAGATGACCAAAGCTTGACCCTTCCGCGCGATATATATCCTAACAAATTTTTATACCAGATAAGTCGACATAGAGCGCCCCTGTTCGCTACTAGCTTGGAGCTGGTTTTGTGCACTCTTTTGATACGTTACTTTATGAAAAAGAATGACAGCTCAGCAAGATTTGAAGCCGTGTCAAGTGTTGTATCATTTGGATTACCTCTTGGACTGAGTTTATTCTCTGGTATGGTACACCTAGTCCACAATTGTGGAAAGGCTCCAGTGAACAGAGTGCGCTTTATGGAAGAAATAATAGCAGTAGAACCAGGAACTGAAACAAGAAAGTGGGACAGCATAGCCGCTAGATTGAACGCGATTTTTTACTCTAATAATTCACTAGCGACTCCGCACTTTTTTTATGATGGAAATGCATGTTATTTTTATTTCAGGCTCCACTACGTGAggcctctttttgagaagaaagaatCTAGTTACGCTTTTAGAGAGTTTCCTGATGAGTTTAAGGCACTAATTCACCAAGCTATGGAGGCGTACAAAAAGGGACTTGACAAAGACTGGCAGCGCCTGCTCAACACCGGTTCTTCTCTAGGAATCAGAGCGTCGACGTCTGAAAAAATGACATAA